From one Brachypodium distachyon strain Bd21 chromosome 4, Brachypodium_distachyon_v3.0, whole genome shotgun sequence genomic stretch:
- the LOC100839949 gene encoding somatic embryogenesis receptor kinase 1 isoform X1, with protein sequence MAAQFAAALVTTGLLALLTLASGNTEGDILYAQRQVWKDPNNVLQSWDPTLVNPCTWFHVTCNNINSVIRVDLGNAGISGSLIPELGGLKNLQYLELYDNRMAGSIPANLGNLTSLISLDLYNNLLSGVIPTSLGAVGSLRYLRLFGNNLTGSIPASLGSLTKLVHLELQKNALSGSVPASLGNIKTLQFLRLNANMLTGTLPLEVLSLVLVGNLTELNVAKNNLAGTVGSSGPRVTAVIQDALNTAS encoded by the exons ATGGCAGCTCAATTTGCAGCAGCGCTCGTCACTACTGGCCTTCTTGCTCTCTTAACTCTTGCGAGCGGCAACACCGAAg GTGACATCCTTTACGCCCAAAGGCAGGTATGGAAGGACCCCAACAATGTGCTTCAGAGCTGGGATCCAACCCTTGTCAACCCCTGCACTTGGTTCCATGTCACCTGCAACAACATAAATTCCGTCATCCGAGT GGATTTGGGGAACGCAGGCATCTCAGGCAGCCTGATCCCTGAGCTGGGAGGACTGAAGAACCTTCAGTACCT CGAGCTGTATGACAATAGGATGGCCGGATCAATCCCAGCAAACTTGGGCAACCTGACAAGCCTAATCAGCCTTGATCTCTACAACAACCTTCTCAGCGGCGTAATACCGACCTCGCTCGGGGCCGTCGGGAGTCTGCGTTATCT GAGGCTGTTTGGCAATAACCTGACAGGAAGTATACCGGCGTCGTTGGGCAGTCTGACCAAGCTTGTCCACTTGGAGCTTCAGAAGAATGCCCTGAGCGGCTCCGTCCCGGCTTCCTTGGGAAACATCAAAACATTGCAGTTCTT GAGGCTGAACGCGAATATGCTGACCGGCACGCTACCGCTGGAGGTCCTCTCTCTTGTTCTTGTCGGGAACTTGACTGAACT AAATGTTGCAAAGAATAATCTGGCTGGCACTGTTGGATCATCTGGGCCGAGAG TGACTGCGGTCATCCAGGACGCGCTCAACACTGCAAGCTGA
- the LOC100839949 gene encoding somatic embryogenesis receptor kinase 1 isoform X2, giving the protein MAAQFAAALVTTGLLALLTLASGNTEGDILYAQRQVWKDPNNVLQSWDPTLVNPCTWFHVTCNNINSVIRVDLGNAGISGSLIPELGGLKNLQYLELYDNRMAGSIPANLGNLTSLISLDLYNNLLSGVIPTSLGAVGSLRYLRLFGNNLTGSIPASLGSLTKLVHLELQKNALSGSVPASLGNIKTLQFLRLNANMLTGTLPLEVLSLVLVGNLTELFTLTQKCCKE; this is encoded by the exons ATGGCAGCTCAATTTGCAGCAGCGCTCGTCACTACTGGCCTTCTTGCTCTCTTAACTCTTGCGAGCGGCAACACCGAAg GTGACATCCTTTACGCCCAAAGGCAGGTATGGAAGGACCCCAACAATGTGCTTCAGAGCTGGGATCCAACCCTTGTCAACCCCTGCACTTGGTTCCATGTCACCTGCAACAACATAAATTCCGTCATCCGAGT GGATTTGGGGAACGCAGGCATCTCAGGCAGCCTGATCCCTGAGCTGGGAGGACTGAAGAACCTTCAGTACCT CGAGCTGTATGACAATAGGATGGCCGGATCAATCCCAGCAAACTTGGGCAACCTGACAAGCCTAATCAGCCTTGATCTCTACAACAACCTTCTCAGCGGCGTAATACCGACCTCGCTCGGGGCCGTCGGGAGTCTGCGTTATCT GAGGCTGTTTGGCAATAACCTGACAGGAAGTATACCGGCGTCGTTGGGCAGTCTGACCAAGCTTGTCCACTTGGAGCTTCAGAAGAATGCCCTGAGCGGCTCCGTCCCGGCTTCCTTGGGAAACATCAAAACATTGCAGTTCTT GAGGCTGAACGCGAATATGCTGACCGGCACGCTACCGCTGGAGGTCCTCTCTCTTGTTCTTGTCGGGAACTTGACTGAACT ATTTACCTTGACGCAGAAATGTTGCAAAGAATAA
- the LOC100839641 gene encoding uncharacterized protein LOC100839641 yields the protein MGCGASIPIKYSGKGRKRRSVIQEVAVFVPTIRVPEDTDIVNPLRGLVSKELVDRLAALRANVVSLSEEIYHGDTSAVSELQRALEEYLPIVLGLAIKESRLEASVKFSWRTLDDDQECVLASAWYEVLSVVHMMAMLALFEANLLLIPRNVQDGSERKVSEDAKKDVVDSLLRASGCLDYCVHRILVQIPAQIKKSFPSYLQEGMLEAISIQALAQCVQIQLGLASECDKATLSVKRRLACEQVSYFSQAHYCLSGCDTSDSYGKKLLLFLKWKCMDAKAVAYYYHALVLDKGSEPSNHISSVCCLSAADDLLAESKRACLSFCLANPITRVPPPWGIMKNMHKKIPDVAYKKFQIYGHLLEQNKNSALQSLPDLPEFPLSLRPEGYEFPITDSIWENVDCQPQIQSLKEHLKDDEEVAETK from the exons ATGGGGTGTGGTGCGTCAATCCCCATCAAATATAGTGGGAAGGGGCGGAAGCGCCGGAGCGTCATACAAGAGGTCGCCGTGTTTGTGCCCACCATCCGCGTCCCGGAGGATACCGACATCGTCAATCCACTCAGGGGGCTGGTTTCCAAGGAGCTTGTCGATCGTCTCGCCGCGCTCCGTGCAAACGTCGTGTCACTGTCTGAAGAAATAT ATCATGGGGATACGTCAGCAGTTTCTGAATTACAACGCGCACTCGAAGAGTACCTGCCAATTGTTCTTGGTTTAGCAATCAAAG AGAGCCGTCTAGAAGCATCAGTGAAATTTAGTTGGAGGACCTTAGATGATGACCAG GAGTGTGTTCTTGCGAGTGCATGGTATGAAGTGCTTTCTGTTGTCCACATGATGGCCATGCTCGCATTGTTTGAGGCAAATCTTTTACTCATTCCGAGGAATGTTCAGGATGGAAGTGAAAGGAAGGTGTCCGAAG ATGCAAAGAAGGATGTCGTTGATTCATTGCTCAGAGCATCAGGATGCTTAGACTACTGTGTGCATCGCATACTTGTTCAGATACCGGCACAAATCAA GAAGAGCTTTCCTAGTTACTTGCAGGAAGGTATGCTTGAGGCGATCTCAATTCAGGCCTTGGCTCAG TGTGTTCAAATACAGCTTGGATTGGCTTCCGAGTGTGATAAGGCAACATTATCGGTAAAGAGAAGGCTAGCTTGTGAGCAAGTCAGCTATTTTTCGCAG GCTCACTATTGTCTGTCGGGATGTGATACAAGTGACTCATATGGAAAGAAGCTTCTGCTGTTCCTTAAGTGGAAATGCATGGATGCTAAG GCAGTAGCATATTACTACCATGCTCTAGTACTTGACAAGGGCAGCGAACCGAGCAACCATATAAGTTCAGTCTGCTGCCTGTCTGCAGCTGATGACCTCCTGGCTGAGAGCAAGAGAGCTTGTCTAAGCTTTTGCTTGGCAAACCCTATCACAAG GGTACCTCCTCCTTGGGGTATCATGAAGAACATGCACAAGAAAATTCCAGACGTCGCGTACAAGAAATTCCAAATTTATGGACATCTTCTTGAACAAAACAAGAATAG TGCACTTCAATCCTTGCCTGATCTACCAGAGTTTCCACTCTCGCTGAGACCTGAAGGGTATGAATTTCCAATCACCGATTCAATCTGGGAGAATGTTGATTGCCAACCCCAGATTCAGAGTCTTAAGGAGCATCTAAAGGATGATGAAGAAGTAGCCGAAACAAAATGA